The following proteins are co-located in the Deltaproteobacteria bacterium genome:
- a CDS encoding DUF1329 domain-containing protein, which translates to MASPRWWLTLAGVASLSLAMLGTPVRADVVPGDKITEQNIEKLKDLISPGMEWVIKHGWPITITETKRIEFPQAYKEATEKYSGQVKLTADGLNLVNYVAGLPFPNVDPKDPQVAMKIMWNWGYTHLTTDDVDLRNFDADTGAVADHGPLTVERHFLLDHFRRLFWTGRLYVDPKPEKPNPNGYRAQQGLYPVLEPFDLKGVGALGNRYTSSEKQDDSWLYLPSLRRVRRLSTAQRSDALFGQDTDVDSYYGYSGHPAWMDFKFLGERDLISCYHAQHYPVKWHDKVDWAFDDVWEKRKVYVIEGISKLPQYAYGKRVIFVDKEAWVIPFSDIYDRSGELWKIWINDMSFRKKAFEGANVIDYPDEMGFIPAIVMVDMQLEHATKASLPSHRFPGEQGWYFNQGEKAGVTDDWFTVAALVNAGH; encoded by the coding sequence ATGGCAAGCCCCCGCTGGTGGCTCACCCTCGCAGGCGTAGCTTCGCTTTCGCTCGCGATGCTCGGCACGCCCGTGCGCGCCGACGTCGTGCCCGGAGACAAGATCACGGAGCAGAACATCGAGAAGCTGAAGGACCTGATCTCGCCCGGGATGGAGTGGGTCATCAAGCACGGCTGGCCGATCACCATCACCGAGACGAAGCGCATCGAGTTCCCGCAGGCCTACAAGGAAGCGACGGAGAAGTACTCCGGCCAGGTGAAGCTCACGGCCGACGGCCTCAACCTCGTCAACTACGTCGCCGGGCTGCCGTTCCCGAACGTCGATCCGAAGGATCCCCAGGTGGCCATGAAGATCATGTGGAACTGGGGCTACACGCACCTCACAACGGATGACGTCGACCTGCGGAACTTCGACGCGGACACGGGCGCCGTCGCCGACCATGGACCGCTGACCGTCGAGCGTCACTTCCTCCTCGACCACTTCCGGCGGCTCTTCTGGACGGGACGGCTCTACGTCGATCCGAAGCCCGAGAAGCCGAACCCCAACGGCTATCGCGCCCAGCAGGGACTCTACCCGGTCCTCGAGCCCTTCGACCTGAAGGGCGTCGGCGCGCTCGGTAACCGGTACACCTCTTCCGAGAAGCAGGACGACTCGTGGCTCTACCTGCCGTCGCTGCGCCGGGTCCGCCGGCTCTCGACGGCGCAGCGGTCGGACGCGCTCTTCGGGCAGGACACCGACGTGGACAGCTACTACGGCTACAGCGGCCACCCTGCCTGGATGGACTTCAAGTTCCTCGGCGAGCGCGACCTGATCAGCTGCTACCACGCGCAGCACTATCCGGTGAAGTGGCACGACAAGGTCGACTGGGCCTTCGACGACGTGTGGGAGAAGCGGAAGGTCTACGTCATCGAGGGCATCTCGAAGCTCCCGCAGTACGCCTACGGGAAGCGTGTGATCTTCGTCGACAAGGAGGCGTGGGTCATCCCGTTCTCGGACATCTACGACCGGTCGGGGGAGCTCTGGAAGATCTGGATCAACGACATGAGCTTCCGGAAGAAGGCGTTCGAGGGCGCCAACGTCATCGACTATCCCGACGAGATGGGGTTCATCCCCGCCATCGTCATGGTCGACATGCAGCTCGAGCACGCCACCAAGGCGTCCTTGCCGAGCCACCGCTTCCCGGGCGAGCAGGGCTGGTACTTCAACCAGGGCGAGAAGGCCGGCGTCACCGACGACTGGTTCACGGTCGCGGCGCTGGTGAACGCGGGGCACTGA
- a CDS encoding DUF4340 domain-containing protein — MSWRQVLVLYAVLGLLGGEYWLIERRRVERPQGQPARERFLSLQPGQLREVRLRRGGRTVVSRRDADGWAVIEPAGTTIPADLIEAFATALTGAEEIARVGDAEADPQAFGLDERAAQVEIIAETGEPVQVTIGETNPTGTAVYARRSGNPVVVLIGRNVRYYEDLIFQALPSGRVPAADVDAPVGG, encoded by the coding sequence GTGAGCTGGCGCCAGGTTCTCGTCCTGTACGCGGTGCTCGGCCTGCTCGGCGGCGAGTACTGGCTGATCGAACGACGGCGGGTCGAGCGGCCCCAGGGGCAACCCGCGCGCGAGCGCTTCCTGTCGCTCCAGCCCGGGCAGCTGCGCGAAGTGCGGCTGCGGCGCGGCGGGCGCACGGTCGTCTCCCGCCGCGACGCGGACGGGTGGGCGGTGATCGAGCCGGCGGGCACGACCATTCCCGCCGACCTGATCGAGGCGTTCGCGACGGCCCTCACCGGGGCCGAGGAGATCGCCCGCGTGGGAGACGCCGAGGCGGATCCGCAAGCCTTCGGGCTCGACGAGCGCGCCGCCCAGGTGGAGATCATCGCCGAGACAGGTGAGCCGGTTCAGGTGACGATCGGGGAGACGAATCCGACCGGCACCGCCGTGTACGCCCGGCGCAGCGGGAATCCCGTCGTGGTGCTGATCGGCCGCAACGTGCGCTACTACGAGGATCTCATCTTCCAGGCCCTGCCGAGCGGCCGCGTGCCCGCCGCCGACGTGGACGCTCCGGTCGGCGGCTAG